A genomic window from Brassica oleracea var. oleracea cultivar TO1000 chromosome C8, BOL, whole genome shotgun sequence includes:
- the LOC106309901 gene encoding caffeic acid 3-O-methyltransferase-like → MGFPFEETLSSNLKTQTVIDDDNELGLMAVRLANAAAFPMVLKASLELGVFDTLYAEAARTDAFLSPSEIASRLPTTPRNPEAPVLLDRMLRLLASYSMVKCDKFGKGERVYRAEPICRFFLKDNIQDIGSLASQVIVNFDSVFLNTWAQLKDVVLEGGDAFDRAHGGMKLFDYMGTDERFSKLFNQTGFTIAVVKKALEVYQGFKDVDVLVDVGGGVGNTLGVVTSKYPNIKGVNFDLTCALAQAPSYPGVEHVAGDMFVEVPKGDAMILKRILHDWTDEDCVKILKNCWKSLPENGKVVVIELVTPDDADNGDINANIAFDMDMLMFTQCSGGKERSRAEFEALAIASGFTHCKFVCQAYHCWIIEFCKENV, encoded by the exons ATGGGATTCCCTTTTGAAGAAACTTTGAGCTCTAACCTTAAAACCCAAACTGTTATTGATGATGATAATGAGTTAGGTTTGATGGCCGTGAGACTAGCCAATGCCGCAGCCTTTCCCATGGTTCTCAAGGCCTCCCTCGAGCTCGGTGTTTTTGACACTCTTTACGCCGAAGCCGCTCGCACCGACGCCTTCCTCTCACCATCTGAGATAGCGAGTAGGTTACCAACTACTCCACGTAACCCTGAGGCACCAGTTTTGTTGGACCGGATGCTTCGTCTACTCGCTAGCTACTCCATGGTCAAATGCGATAAGTTTGGAAAGGGCGAGAGAGTCTACAGAGCCGAGCCAATTTGCAGGTTCTTCTTGAAAGATAACATTCAAGATATTGGATCCCTTGCGTCTCAAGTCATTGTCAATTTTGACAGCGTCTTCCTCAATACCTG GGCACAACTGAAAGATGTGGTACTTGAAGGAGGAGATGCATTTGACCGTGCACATGGTGGCATGAAACTCTTTGACTATATGGGAACTGATGAGAGATTCAGCAAACTCTTTAACCAGACAGGATTCACCATCGCTGTAGTGAAGAAGGCTCTTGAAGTTTACCAAGGCTTCAAAGATGTGGATGTGTTGGTTGACGTTGGAGGAGGAGTTGGCAACACCCTTGGTGTTGTTACTTCAAAGTATCCCAATATTAAGGGTGTAAATTTTGATCTGACCTGTGCCTTGGCACAAGCGCCTTCTTACCCTGGAGTGGAACATGTAGCGGGAGATATGTTCGTAGAGGTTCCAAAAGGAGATGCCATGATATTAAAA CGTATATTACATGATTGGACCGACGAAGACTGCGTTAAAATTCTCAAGAATTGCTGGAAATCACTACCGGAGAACGGTAAAGTCGTTGTCATAGAACTAGTCACTCCTGATGACGCTGATAATGGGGACATCAACGCGAACATTGCATTTGATATGGATATGTTGATGTTCACCCAATGTTCTGGTGGAAAAGAAAGGTCACGAGCCGAGTTTGAAGCTTTGGCTATAGCTTCTGGCTTCACCCATTGCAAATTCGTCTGCCAGGCTTATCACTGCTGGATCATTGAGTTTTGTAAAGAAAATGTGTAA
- the LOC106310939 gene encoding vacuolar iron transporter homolog 1-like: MNNSLNIDMEKDQETAFDYSKRSQWLRAAVLGAIDGLVSTASLMMGVGAVKPDFKTMILTGFAGLVAGACSMAIGEFVSVYSQYDIEVAQIKRENAGDIEKEKLPNPMHAAAASVIAFFLGAVVPLLAAAPVKTYKVRVGVIVAAVTLALVMFGWLGAVLGKAPVVKSSARVLIGGWLAMAITYGLTRLFGSLGL, encoded by the coding sequence ATGAACAACAGCTTGAACATAGATATGGAGAAAGATCAAGAAACGGCTTTCGATTACTCAAAACGATCTCAATGGCTACGAGCTGCCGTGCTTGGGGCCATCGACGGTCTTGTCTCAACGGCTTCACTTATGATGGGTGTCGGTGCGGTTAAGCCAGACTTCAAAACCATGATTTTAACCGGGTTCGCCGGCTTAGTTGCCGGAGCTTGTAGCATGGCGATAGGAGAGTTTGTCTCCGTTTACTCTCAGTACGACATAGAAGTGGCTCAAATAAAGAGAGAGAACGCAGGAGATATAGAGAAAGAAAAGCTTCCGAATCCGATGCATGCGGCTGCTGCGTCTGTTATAGCGTTTTTTCTGGGAGCGGTTGTGCCTTTATTAGCGGCTGCGCCTGTGAAAACGTATAAAGTGAGGGTTGGAGTGATTGTTGCGGCGGTGACGTTGGCTTTGGTTATGTTTGGGTGGTTAGGAGCGGTTTTGGGGAAAGCACCGGTGGTTAAGTCGTCAGCTAGGGTTCTGATTGGAGGATGGTTAGCTATGGCGATTACGTATGGTTTGACCAGACTGTTTGGATCACTTGGTCTGTGA
- the LOC106310323 gene encoding eukaryotic translation initiation factor 5B isoform X2, with protein MDRKNTSACRGDEDHPFALSSKGGENPKNKSYNVRFDLLGIEDYEEETGDDVNVELSDELMLGIQVNEETNTKSDDVGETSRSKKKKKNKSGKTPHKEEDLDKILAELGITPVSPAQPELVPPAEDGSKDGEEETVVSVSAKKRKKKKDKDNKVSASSVEAKDGPSQPHKKVPKHILEMQEMVARRKEAEEMKKKEEEEKLRKEEEERRIQEERERGAEEIKQKRKIREKEKMLKKKQEGGILTEKQKRDKAYKNKMLSDAGMLLASDKNTDSSKRPVYGNKRKPARAKENDSASVLTKEKHADVVPSPEPDKKEEAGDEEDDWEAKSDDSVNIMGDYDDDGEDTPWLVIKKEIKDTASKAHYSGPVTDRLALKAGVSCKPQKSKPKMDDATKRSNDDSVVNEVAKESLRSPICCIMGHVDTGKTKLLDCIRGTNVQEGEAGGITQQIGATYFPAENIRERTKELRPDAKLKVPGLLVIDTPGHESFSNLRSRGSNLCDIAILVVDIMHGLEPQTIESLNLLRKRNTEFIVALNKVDRLYGWKTCKNAPIEKALALQSKDVVIEFNMRLTHVITQFKEQGLNTEIYYKNKEMGDTFSIVPTSAISGEGIPDLLLYLVMWSQKTMVEKLTFVDKVQCTVLEVKVIPGHGTTIDVILVNGVLHEGDQIVACGSQGPIITTVRSLLTPHPMKELRVKGTYLHHRKVKAAQCIKITAQGLEHAVAGTSLHVIGPDVDIEEAKKTAMEDMKSIMSWVDKSGEGVYVQASTLGSLEALLEFLKSPDVKIPVSGIGLGPVHKKDIMKAGVMLEKKKEYATVLAFDVKITTEARELADNMGVKIFCADIIYHLFDQFKGYVKGVRDEERKETASEVVFPCVLKILPNNVFKRGNPIILGVEVIDGILKVGTPICFLKEIGKSRVFLDLGRVASIHKDKKPLDDAKKGQQVAIKIIASNPGEEKTFGEDFGIEDELVSHISRRSIDILKTLYRDELKSEFKLVLKLKMLFKIQ; from the exons ATGGATCGGAAGAACACGAGCGCGTGTAGAGGAGACGAAGATCATCCCTTTGCCTTGTCCTCCAAGGGAGGTGAAAACCCTAAGAATAAATCATATAATGTAAGGTTTGATCTGCTTGGTATTGAAGATTACGAGGAAGAGACAGGGGATGATGTTAATGTTGAATTGAGTGATGAGTTAATGCTTGGAATACAAGTTAACGAAGAAACTAATACTAAGAGTGATGATGTTGGGGAAACCTCGAGGAGTAAGAAAAAGAAGAAGAACAAGAGTGGAAAGACTCCACATAAAGAAGAAGATTTGGACAAGATTCTTGCAGAGCTTGGGATCACTCCTGTTTCACCAGCACAACCTGAGCTAGTTCCACCAGCAGAAGATGGCTCAAAGGATGGAGAAGAAGAGACTGTCGTGTCAGTTTCAGCGAAGAAAAGGAAAAAGAAGAAGGACAAGGACAATAAAGTGTCTGCTTCTTCCGTGGAAGCTAAGGATGGGCCATCACAGCCTCATAAGAAAGTTCCTAAACACATTCTAGAGATGCAAGAGATGGTTGCGCGGCGGAAAGAAGCTGAAGAGATGAAGAAGAAGGAAGAGGAAGAGAAGTTGAGGAAAGAGGAAGAGGAGCGCCGCATTCAGGAAGAGCGAGAAAGGGGAGCTGAAGAGATTAAACAGAAGAGGAAGATAAGGGAAAAGGAGAAGATGCTGAAGAAGAAGCAAGAAGGAGGGATTCTTACAGAGAAGCAGAAGAGGGACAAGGCTTACAAGAACAAGATGTTGTCTGACGCTGGAATGCTTCTTGCTTCGGATAAGAACACTGATTCTTCAAAGCGTCCCGTTTATGGCAACAAAAGAAAACCAGCTCGCGCAAAAGAAAACGACTCTGCTTCTGTCCTGACAAAAGAGAAACATGCAGATGTAGTACCTTCACCTGAGCCGGATAAGAAAGAAGAAGCTGGTGATGAGGAGGATGATTGGGAAGCAAAAAGTGATGATTCTGTTAATATAATGGGTGATTATGATGATGATGGGGAAGATACACCTTGGCTTGTGATTAAGAAAGAGATCAAAGACACTGCTTCAAAGGCCCATTATTCAG GTCCTGTCACTGATAGACTAGCATTGAAGGCTGGAGTTTCGTGCAAGCCACAAAAATCTAAACCTAAAATGGATGATGCTACTAAAAGGAGTAATGACGACTCAGTAGTTAATGAAGTTGCTAAAGAAAGTCTTCGGTCTCCCATTTGCTGCATCATGGGACATGTTGATACTGGTAAAACAAAGCTGTTGGACTGCATCAGAGGAACAAATGTTCAGGAAGGAGAAGCTGGAGGTATCACTCAGCAGATTGGTGCAACTTATTTCCCTGCAGAAAACATCCGTGAGAGGACCAAGGAGTTAAGACCTGATGCAAAACTCAAGGTGCCAGGTCTATTGGTTATTGATACGCCAGGACACGAGTCATTCTCAAATCTACGGTCAAGGGGTTCAAACTTGTGTGACATTGCAATTCTAGTGGTTGACATAATGCATGGTCTAGAGCCACAAACCATAGAGTCTCTTAATCTTTTGAGAAAGAGGAACACAGAGTTCATTGTTGCCTTGAATAAG GTTGATAGGCTATATGGGTGGAAAACATGCAAGAATGCTCCTATAGAGAAGGCTTTGGCGCTGCAATCCAAAGATGTGGTTATTGAATTTAACATGAGGCTCACTCAT GTTATAACCCAGTTCAAAGAACAAGGACTCAACACTGAGATTTATTACAAGAACAAAGAAATGGGAGACACTTTCAGTATTGTGCCTACTAGTGCTATCAG TGGGGAAGGAATTCCAGATCTGTTGCTATATTTGGTTATGTGGTCTCAGAAAACAATGGTTGAGAAACTTACATTTGTTGACAAAGTGCAG TGTACCGTCCTTGAGGTCAAAGTTATTCCAGGCCATGGTACAACAATTGATGTTATTTTGGTCAACGGTGTACTCCATGAAGGTGATCAAATCGTTGCTTGTGGGTCACAG GGACCAATTATAACAACTGTTAGATCATTATTGACTCCTCATCCCATGAAAGAGCTACGTGTGAAG GGTACATATCTGCATCATAGAAAAGTAAAGGCTGCGCAATGTATCAAGATTACTGCACAG GGACTTGAACACGCCGTTGCTGGTACTTCCTTACATGTGATTGGACCTGATGTGGACATAGAAGAAGCCAAGAAAACTGCCATGGAAGATATGAAGTCAATCATGAGCTGGGTTGACAAAAGCGGTGAAGGAGTTTATGTACAAGCTTCAACGTTAGGGTCCCTGGAAGCATTACTAGAGTTCTTGAAGTCACCAGATGTGAAAATACCTGTCAGTGGTATTGGCCTAGGACCAGTGCATAAAAAGGATATCATGAAGGCCGGAGTAATGCTAGAGAAGAAGAAAGAGTACGCTACGGTTTTGGCTTTTGACGTGAAGATAACTACAGAGGCTCGTGAACTAGCTGACAACATGGGAGTCAAGATATTCTGCGCTGATATTATCTATCATCTGTTTGATCAGTTCAAGGGTTATGTCAAGGGTGTCCGAGATGAAGAAAGGAAAGAAACAGCATCTGAAGTAGTGTTTCCATGTGTCCTTAAGATTTTACCAAACAATGTCTTCAAAAGAGGAAACCCCATCATCCTTGGAGTTGAGGTCATCGATGGTATACTCAAG GTTGGAACTCCCATATGCTTTCTAAAAGAGATTGGGAAGTCGAGAGTGTTTCTGGATCTTGGTCGCGTTGCATCTATTCATAAAGACAAGAAGCCACTTGACGACGCCAAGAAAGGACAGCAGGTTGCTATTAAG ATCATTGCCTCTAACCCTGGAGAAGAGAAAACGTTTGGAGAGGACTTTGGTATAGAAGACGAGCTTGTCAGTCATATTTCTAGGAGATCCATCGACATACTCAAAACACTCTACAGG GATGAGTTGAAGAGCGAGTTCAAGCTTGTTTTGAAACTTAAAATGTTGTTCAAGATACAATAG
- the LOC106310323 gene encoding eukaryotic translation initiation factor 5B isoform X1, which yields MDRKNTSACRGDEDHPFALSSKGGENPKNKSYNVRFDLLGIEDYEEETGDDVNVELSDELMLGIQVNEETNTKSDDVGETSRSKKKKKNKSGKTPHKEEDLDKILAELGITPVSPAQPELVPPAEDGSKDGEEETVVSVSAKKRKKKKDKDNKVSASSVEAKDGPSQPHKKVPKHILEMQEMVARRKEAEEMKKKEEEEKLRKEEEERRIQEERERGAEEIKQKRKIREKEKMLKKKQEGGILTEKQKRDKAYKNKMLSDAGMLLASDKNTDSSKRPVYGNKRKPARAKENDSASVLTKEKHADVVPSPEPDKKEEAGDEEDDWEAKSDDSVNIMGDYDDDGEDTPWLVIKKEIKDTASKAHYSGINTGPVTDRLALKAGVSCKPQKSKPKMDDATKRSNDDSVVNEVAKESLRSPICCIMGHVDTGKTKLLDCIRGTNVQEGEAGGITQQIGATYFPAENIRERTKELRPDAKLKVPGLLVIDTPGHESFSNLRSRGSNLCDIAILVVDIMHGLEPQTIESLNLLRKRNTEFIVALNKVDRLYGWKTCKNAPIEKALALQSKDVVIEFNMRLTHVITQFKEQGLNTEIYYKNKEMGDTFSIVPTSAISGEGIPDLLLYLVMWSQKTMVEKLTFVDKVQCTVLEVKVIPGHGTTIDVILVNGVLHEGDQIVACGSQGPIITTVRSLLTPHPMKELRVKGTYLHHRKVKAAQCIKITAQGLEHAVAGTSLHVIGPDVDIEEAKKTAMEDMKSIMSWVDKSGEGVYVQASTLGSLEALLEFLKSPDVKIPVSGIGLGPVHKKDIMKAGVMLEKKKEYATVLAFDVKITTEARELADNMGVKIFCADIIYHLFDQFKGYVKGVRDEERKETASEVVFPCVLKILPNNVFKRGNPIILGVEVIDGILKVGTPICFLKEIGKSRVFLDLGRVASIHKDKKPLDDAKKGQQVAIKIIASNPGEEKTFGEDFGIEDELVSHISRRSIDILKTLYRDELKSEFKLVLKLKMLFKIQ from the exons ATGGATCGGAAGAACACGAGCGCGTGTAGAGGAGACGAAGATCATCCCTTTGCCTTGTCCTCCAAGGGAGGTGAAAACCCTAAGAATAAATCATATAATGTAAGGTTTGATCTGCTTGGTATTGAAGATTACGAGGAAGAGACAGGGGATGATGTTAATGTTGAATTGAGTGATGAGTTAATGCTTGGAATACAAGTTAACGAAGAAACTAATACTAAGAGTGATGATGTTGGGGAAACCTCGAGGAGTAAGAAAAAGAAGAAGAACAAGAGTGGAAAGACTCCACATAAAGAAGAAGATTTGGACAAGATTCTTGCAGAGCTTGGGATCACTCCTGTTTCACCAGCACAACCTGAGCTAGTTCCACCAGCAGAAGATGGCTCAAAGGATGGAGAAGAAGAGACTGTCGTGTCAGTTTCAGCGAAGAAAAGGAAAAAGAAGAAGGACAAGGACAATAAAGTGTCTGCTTCTTCCGTGGAAGCTAAGGATGGGCCATCACAGCCTCATAAGAAAGTTCCTAAACACATTCTAGAGATGCAAGAGATGGTTGCGCGGCGGAAAGAAGCTGAAGAGATGAAGAAGAAGGAAGAGGAAGAGAAGTTGAGGAAAGAGGAAGAGGAGCGCCGCATTCAGGAAGAGCGAGAAAGGGGAGCTGAAGAGATTAAACAGAAGAGGAAGATAAGGGAAAAGGAGAAGATGCTGAAGAAGAAGCAAGAAGGAGGGATTCTTACAGAGAAGCAGAAGAGGGACAAGGCTTACAAGAACAAGATGTTGTCTGACGCTGGAATGCTTCTTGCTTCGGATAAGAACACTGATTCTTCAAAGCGTCCCGTTTATGGCAACAAAAGAAAACCAGCTCGCGCAAAAGAAAACGACTCTGCTTCTGTCCTGACAAAAGAGAAACATGCAGATGTAGTACCTTCACCTGAGCCGGATAAGAAAGAAGAAGCTGGTGATGAGGAGGATGATTGGGAAGCAAAAAGTGATGATTCTGTTAATATAATGGGTGATTATGATGATGATGGGGAAGATACACCTTGGCTTGTGATTAAGAAAGAGATCAAAGACACTGCTTCAAAGGCCCATTATTCAG GTATCAATACAGGTCCTGTCACTGATAGACTAGCATTGAAGGCTGGAGTTTCGTGCAAGCCACAAAAATCTAAACCTAAAATGGATGATGCTACTAAAAGGAGTAATGACGACTCAGTAGTTAATGAAGTTGCTAAAGAAAGTCTTCGGTCTCCCATTTGCTGCATCATGGGACATGTTGATACTGGTAAAACAAAGCTGTTGGACTGCATCAGAGGAACAAATGTTCAGGAAGGAGAAGCTGGAGGTATCACTCAGCAGATTGGTGCAACTTATTTCCCTGCAGAAAACATCCGTGAGAGGACCAAGGAGTTAAGACCTGATGCAAAACTCAAGGTGCCAGGTCTATTGGTTATTGATACGCCAGGACACGAGTCATTCTCAAATCTACGGTCAAGGGGTTCAAACTTGTGTGACATTGCAATTCTAGTGGTTGACATAATGCATGGTCTAGAGCCACAAACCATAGAGTCTCTTAATCTTTTGAGAAAGAGGAACACAGAGTTCATTGTTGCCTTGAATAAG GTTGATAGGCTATATGGGTGGAAAACATGCAAGAATGCTCCTATAGAGAAGGCTTTGGCGCTGCAATCCAAAGATGTGGTTATTGAATTTAACATGAGGCTCACTCAT GTTATAACCCAGTTCAAAGAACAAGGACTCAACACTGAGATTTATTACAAGAACAAAGAAATGGGAGACACTTTCAGTATTGTGCCTACTAGTGCTATCAG TGGGGAAGGAATTCCAGATCTGTTGCTATATTTGGTTATGTGGTCTCAGAAAACAATGGTTGAGAAACTTACATTTGTTGACAAAGTGCAG TGTACCGTCCTTGAGGTCAAAGTTATTCCAGGCCATGGTACAACAATTGATGTTATTTTGGTCAACGGTGTACTCCATGAAGGTGATCAAATCGTTGCTTGTGGGTCACAG GGACCAATTATAACAACTGTTAGATCATTATTGACTCCTCATCCCATGAAAGAGCTACGTGTGAAG GGTACATATCTGCATCATAGAAAAGTAAAGGCTGCGCAATGTATCAAGATTACTGCACAG GGACTTGAACACGCCGTTGCTGGTACTTCCTTACATGTGATTGGACCTGATGTGGACATAGAAGAAGCCAAGAAAACTGCCATGGAAGATATGAAGTCAATCATGAGCTGGGTTGACAAAAGCGGTGAAGGAGTTTATGTACAAGCTTCAACGTTAGGGTCCCTGGAAGCATTACTAGAGTTCTTGAAGTCACCAGATGTGAAAATACCTGTCAGTGGTATTGGCCTAGGACCAGTGCATAAAAAGGATATCATGAAGGCCGGAGTAATGCTAGAGAAGAAGAAAGAGTACGCTACGGTTTTGGCTTTTGACGTGAAGATAACTACAGAGGCTCGTGAACTAGCTGACAACATGGGAGTCAAGATATTCTGCGCTGATATTATCTATCATCTGTTTGATCAGTTCAAGGGTTATGTCAAGGGTGTCCGAGATGAAGAAAGGAAAGAAACAGCATCTGAAGTAGTGTTTCCATGTGTCCTTAAGATTTTACCAAACAATGTCTTCAAAAGAGGAAACCCCATCATCCTTGGAGTTGAGGTCATCGATGGTATACTCAAG GTTGGAACTCCCATATGCTTTCTAAAAGAGATTGGGAAGTCGAGAGTGTTTCTGGATCTTGGTCGCGTTGCATCTATTCATAAAGACAAGAAGCCACTTGACGACGCCAAGAAAGGACAGCAGGTTGCTATTAAG ATCATTGCCTCTAACCCTGGAGAAGAGAAAACGTTTGGAGAGGACTTTGGTATAGAAGACGAGCTTGTCAGTCATATTTCTAGGAGATCCATCGACATACTCAAAACACTCTACAGG GATGAGTTGAAGAGCGAGTTCAAGCTTGTTTTGAAACTTAAAATGTTGTTCAAGATACAATAG
- the LOC106307934 gene encoding uncharacterized protein LOC106307934, giving the protein MDGKLPQGVAVRGGASSYGGFDLQGPMSQHLQGLPFAMVSGQTCGHHLSEQHKGERESDDDEQPSFNEEATKGSPWQRVKWTDKMVKLLITAVSYIGDDSSMDGGSRRKFAALQKKGKWKSVSKVMSERGYHVSPQQCEDKFNDLNKRYKKLNDMLGRGTSCQVVENPKLLDSIGYLNDKEKDDVRKIMSSKQLFYEEMCSYHNGNRLHLPHDFALQRSLQVALRSRDDQHRVEDLDDEDHDGEGDEHDDDVDHGDCRVVGGPLKRARQSHSHSHEGVDHQGHVNSLECNKVTLALPQGGAESGRSASVQKQLIESRTLQLEEQKLQIQVELLELEKQRFRWERFSKKRDQELERMRMENERMKLENDRMGLELKQRELGVEL; this is encoded by the coding sequence ATGGACGGGAAGCTTCCTCAAGGAGTTGCGGTTCGTGGTGGAGCTTCTTCCTACGGAGGATTCGATCTTCAAGGCCCCATGAGCCAGCATCTCCAAGGTCTTCCCTTTGCTATGGTTTCAGGACAAACCTGTGGTCATCACTTGTCTGAGCAACATAAAGGCGAAAGAGAGAGTGATGATGATGAACAACCAAGTTTCAACGAGGAAGCAACTAAAGGGTCTCCATGGCAGAGAGTGAAGTGGACTGATAAGATGGTGAAGCTATTGATAACTGCTGTGTCTTATATAGGTGATGACTCGTCTATGGATGGTGGGAGTAGAAGAAAGTTTGCGGCTTTACAGAAAAAGGGCAAGTGGAAGTCTGTTTCCAAAGTCATGTCCGAGAGAGGCTATCATGTCTCGCCTCAGCAGTGTGAGGATAAGTTTAATGATTTGAATAAACGGTATAAGAAGCTTAACGATATGCTTGGTAGAGGAACGTCTTGTCAGGTTGTTGAGAATCCTAAGCTTTTGGATTCTATTGGGTATTTGAATGATAAAGAGAAGGATGATGTGAGAAAAATCATGAGTTCTAAGCAGTTGTTCTATGAGGAGATGTGTTCTTACCACAATGGGAACAGGTTGCATTTGCCTCATGACTTTGCTTTGCAGCGCTCGCTTCAGGTTGCGCTTAGAAGCAGAGATGATCAGCATCGAGTTGAGGATCTTGATGATGAGGATCATGATGGGGAAGGTGATGAGCATGATGATGATGTTGACCATGGGGATTGTAGGGTTGTTGGTGGTCCTTTGAAGAGGGCGAGACAGAGCCATAGCCATAGCCATGAAGGTGTTGATCATCAGGGCCATGTGAATTCTCTGGAATGCAATAAGGTCACTTTGGCTCTTCCTCAAGGTGGGGCTGAGAGTGGGAGATCAGCTTCTGTTCAGAAGCAGTTGATTGAGTCTAGGACTCTCCAGCTAGAAGAGCAGAAGCTTCAGATTCAAGTTGAATTGCTGGAATTGGAGAAACAGAGATTCAGGTGGGAGAGGTTTAGCAAGAAAAGGGATCAAGAGCTAGAGAGAATGAGGATGGAGAATGAGAGGATGAAACTTGAGAATGATAGGATGGGACTGGAGTTGAAACAAAGGGAGCTGGGTGTTGAGTTATAA